A portion of the Acidobacteriota bacterium genome contains these proteins:
- a CDS encoding GMC family oxidoreductase, with translation MLSKDWDQRKQLYDFIIIGSGYGGAINAARITAANPKPTVCILERGKEWEVGKFPDDLLEVQRAVRHDVFNPTGLYDFQLFLDITVMKGSGLGGTSLINANVAIVPDEETFQQLAWPKNIKLPELKPFYDKARTMLGARPHKRGTASDTNAFLKVKGLDKRAQEIGTREYALNIVVAQEDGKNAAGFEQKACVDCGDCVTGCNVGAKNTLYMNYLPTAHKQGCDIFTKVEVKWVEKLATGGWRVHGVRYKTLGSDDFTLDAHHVILSAGSLGTPEILLRSEMHGLSLSPKLGTQFSGNGDFFAMAYNTDHQLNTMGFPGKKPDHEWAKRGNAPGPSIVGAVYYGSKDSPLEKRILVEDFSFPSSYLNLAMGALRLFGRAGEDMDFGDEKQERARMDKDVAWKLYKENDGALNHSMLYLIMGHDDAQGRLHLKHENGHVEIDWDDAGRQQVFNLINEEIRRHARALGGTFLTNPLWSITPTKNLLTAHPLGGAPLGDDYQHGAVDEFGRVFAGDGSVHDGLFVADGSLIATALGVNPFLTISALSERIADRIVRNLGGEAYPPRPAKVVVPDIKPQDALKYKEADLERLFKRLETGSIETMANSGEVNIDTDKGLIRNDTVWKGVFPQGHVLNAFSMALNASFKKKFTKQPDGKFTGVTSDSDGGINALNTLEEITITERTGTLEPGKYILLKYTEPQWRGFYDVFKVINDDLLIGRVYLGSYPKGVRLFTFPMVRSYGLDNMTIADHKVIWDTGALPTKEQLAGLWEMRMVSNASNTGVVAYLKFDHKPDGRLEARYQFLGLIEGLADPTFGQDHFRLDDFTSFHDEIRFVNQNMLVGQYFTDARPPLLPLFGQDSLGIFQREQDASGKLRFGFKYSLRRSALTDTPTSGFLRPLLDVRLPEKTGLTFDEKMKGVYFQSFTPPTGVEGDRQIEAKSSAEGTACELNLRISARDFNEFIEGWDHEARIDGDIRFASFNGQGQMISTINGTKSFFNYLRLNPITQEAEMLYRIYFFTGPGQEYCLHGRKFLQKDNDGGRSGIREIVHDFTTLYCRLTDVTAGKEIGSALMKFRTFEDADVLRSFSEYLESFRVTGENLNDFVQAQGRLRFMALTNQFVAREYDPVGALLA, from the coding sequence ATGCTTTCAAAAGACTGGGATCAGCGAAAACAACTATACGATTTCATCATCATCGGTTCCGGTTACGGCGGAGCCATCAATGCCGCGCGCATCACCGCCGCCAACCCCAAACCTACCGTCTGCATTCTGGAACGCGGCAAAGAATGGGAAGTTGGCAAGTTCCCGGACGATTTGCTGGAAGTGCAGCGCGCCGTTCGTCACGACGTTTTCAACCCGACAGGGCTTTACGATTTTCAGCTTTTCCTCGACATCACGGTCATGAAAGGCAGTGGACTTGGCGGAACCTCGCTGATCAATGCCAATGTCGCCATCGTTCCCGACGAAGAAACCTTCCAACAACTGGCCTGGCCGAAAAACATCAAGCTGCCGGAACTGAAACCCTTTTATGACAAAGCCAGAACAATGCTCGGCGCGCGTCCGCACAAACGCGGCACGGCTTCGGACACAAATGCCTTTCTGAAAGTCAAAGGCCTGGACAAACGCGCGCAGGAAATCGGCACACGCGAATATGCGCTGAACATCGTCGTGGCGCAGGAAGACGGCAAAAACGCCGCCGGGTTCGAGCAAAAAGCCTGTGTGGATTGCGGAGATTGCGTGACCGGTTGCAACGTCGGCGCGAAAAACACGTTGTATATGAATTACCTGCCGACTGCGCATAAACAGGGCTGCGACATTTTCACCAAAGTCGAAGTGAAGTGGGTTGAAAAGCTGGCAACTGGCGGTTGGCGCGTTCATGGCGTGCGGTACAAAACGCTTGGCTCGGACGATTTCACGCTCGATGCCCACCACGTCATTTTGTCTGCTGGGTCGCTGGGCACGCCAGAAATTCTGCTGCGGTCGGAAATGCACGGATTGTCGCTGTCGCCGAAGCTGGGAACGCAATTTTCAGGCAACGGCGATTTTTTTGCGATGGCATACAACACCGATCACCAACTGAACACGATGGGCTTTCCCGGCAAAAAGCCAGACCACGAATGGGCCAAGCGCGGCAATGCTCCAGGCCCCAGCATTGTCGGCGCGGTATATTATGGATCGAAAGATTCGCCGCTGGAAAAGCGCATTCTGGTCGAGGATTTTTCCTTTCCAAGCTCTTACCTGAATCTGGCGATGGGCGCATTGCGGTTGTTTGGCCGCGCCGGTGAAGACATGGATTTCGGCGATGAAAAACAGGAACGGGCGCGAATGGACAAAGACGTTGCCTGGAAACTGTACAAGGAAAACGACGGCGCGCTGAATCATTCGATGCTGTACCTGATTATGGGGCACGACGATGCGCAGGGGCGTTTGCACCTGAAACACGAAAACGGGCACGTCGAAATTGATTGGGACGATGCCGGGCGGCAGCAGGTGTTCAATCTGATCAACGAAGAAATTCGCCGCCACGCGCGCGCACTTGGTGGAACCTTTCTGACCAATCCGCTGTGGAGCATCACGCCGACAAAAAATCTGCTGACGGCACATCCGCTGGGAGGCGCTCCGCTCGGCGACGATTATCAGCACGGCGCGGTGGATGAATTTGGGCGGGTGTTTGCTGGTGACGGCAGCGTTCACGACGGATTGTTTGTCGCTGACGGTTCGCTCATTGCAACCGCGCTTGGCGTCAATCCCTTTCTGACCATTTCAGCGCTGTCCGAACGAATTGCCGACCGCATCGTCCGCAATCTGGGCGGTGAAGCCTATCCGCCGCGTCCGGCGAAAGTCGTTGTGCCGGACATCAAGCCGCAAGACGCGCTGAAGTACAAAGAAGCCGATCTGGAACGTCTGTTCAAACGCCTGGAAACCGGAAGCATCGAAACGATGGCCAATTCCGGCGAAGTCAACATTGACACCGACAAAGGGTTAATCCGCAACGACACCGTTTGGAAAGGCGTGTTTCCGCAAGGCCATGTGCTGAACGCGTTTTCGATGGCGCTCAACGCCAGCTTCAAAAAGAAATTCACCAAACAACCCGACGGCAAATTCACCGGCGTCACCAGCGATTCCGACGGCGGCATCAACGCGCTGAACACGCTGGAAGAAATTACCATCACGGAACGTACAGGCACGCTCGAACCCGGAAAATACATTTTGCTGAAATACACCGAACCGCAATGGCGCGGGTTTTACGACGTGTTCAAAGTCATCAACGACGATTTGTTGATCGGTCGCGTTTATCTGGGCAGTTATCCGAAAGGCGTTCGACTGTTCACATTTCCGATGGTTCGCTCGTACGGACTGGACAACATGACGATTGCCGATCACAAAGTCATTTGGGACACAGGCGCGCTGCCGACGAAGGAACAGCTTGCGGGTTTGTGGGAAATGCGCATGGTCAGCAACGCCAGTAACACCGGCGTTGTCGCCTATCTGAAATTCGATCACAAACCGGATGGACGATTGGAAGCGCGTTATCAATTTCTGGGATTGATCGAAGGATTGGCCGATCCGACGTTCGGGCAAGATCATTTCCGCTTGGATGATTTCACGTCATTCCACGATGAAATCCGCTTTGTGAATCAAAACATGCTGGTCGGCCAATATTTCACGGACGCCAGGCCGCCACTGCTGCCGCTGTTTGGACAGGATTCGCTGGGAATTTTCCAGCGCGAACAAGACGCCAGCGGCAAACTGCGTTTCGGATTCAAATACTCCCTGCGCCGCAGCGCGCTGACCGACACGCCGACTTCGGGTTTCCTGCGTCCACTGCTCGACGTTCGTTTGCCGGAGAAGACCGGATTGACCTTCGACGAAAAAATGAAAGGCGTTTATTTTCAGAGTTTCACGCCGCCAACCGGGGTCGAGGGCGACCGTCAGATCGAAGCCAAATCGTCCGCCGAAGGAACTGCCTGCGAATTGAACCTGCGCATTTCCGCCCGCGATTTCAACGAATTCATAGAGGGTTGGGACCACGAAGCGCGCATTGACGGAGACATACGGTTTGCCAGCTTCAACGGCCAGGGGCAGATGATCTCCACGATCAACGGCACGAAAAGCTTCTTCAATTACCTGCGCCTCAATCCCATAACACAGGAAGCGGAGATGTTGTATCGCATCTACTTTTTCACGGGGCCGGGGCAGGAATACTGTCTCCACGGGCGCAAATTTTTGCAGAAAGACAACGACGGCGGACGATCCGGCATTCGCGAAATCGTCCACGACTTCACGACGCTGTATTGCCGGTTGACCGATGTCACGGCGGGCAAAGAAATCGGATCGGCATTGATGAAGTTCCGCACATTTGAAGATGCCGACGTGCTTCGCAGCTTCAGCGAGTATCTGGAATCGTTCCGCGTGACAGGCGAAAACTTGAACGACTTTGTGCAGGCGCAGGGCCGTTTGCGGTTTATGGCCCTGACCAATCAGTTCGTTGCGCGCGAATACGATCCAGTCGGAGCCTTGCTCGCCTGA
- a CDS encoding DUF4097 family beta strand repeat protein — translation MSNKLWINCVLGLMAVCALSLAVSAQEKGMSCNDEWRNGDRVGHCAIKEQMIAANGGTIAVDGKKNGGVSVKGWERREILVRAKIQSWADTKEEAEAIGNQIRIETAGANVYAEGPTNGGDQWWSVSYEVFVPTNSNLSLKAHNGGVSIANVRGQIEFETTNGGVALKNLAGNVRGNTKNGGVNVELEGSRWDGEGLDVTTTNGGVKLVMPENYSAHLETGTVNGGMNHDIPNVEQPAAANKWERKKEMSVNLGSGGAPIKVRTTNGGISIKRKA, via the coding sequence TGGATCAATTGTGTGCTTGGTTTGATGGCGGTTTGCGCGCTGAGTTTGGCAGTGTCGGCTCAAGAAAAAGGCATGAGCTGTAATGACGAATGGAGAAACGGCGACCGCGTAGGGCATTGCGCGATCAAAGAGCAGATGATTGCCGCCAATGGAGGAACCATCGCCGTAGATGGTAAAAAGAACGGCGGGGTTTCGGTCAAAGGCTGGGAGCGCCGGGAAATTTTGGTGCGCGCCAAAATTCAGAGCTGGGCGGACACCAAAGAGGAGGCCGAAGCCATCGGCAATCAGATTCGAATTGAAACTGCAGGAGCAAACGTTTATGCCGAAGGTCCAACCAACGGCGGTGACCAGTGGTGGTCGGTCAGTTACGAAGTATTCGTGCCGACAAACTCCAATCTGTCGTTGAAAGCCCACAATGGCGGCGTTTCCATCGCGAACGTGCGCGGACAAATTGAATTTGAAACCACGAACGGCGGCGTGGCGCTGAAAAACCTGGCAGGCAATGTGCGAGGCAACACCAAAAATGGTGGCGTCAATGTTGAGCTTGAAGGCAGTCGTTGGGACGGCGAAGGGCTGGATGTCACTACCACCAATGGCGGCGTCAAACTGGTCATGCCGGAAAATTATTCCGCACATCTGGAAACCGGAACTGTGAATGGCGGGATGAATCACGACATTCCGAACGTTGAACAACCGGCTGCCGCAAATAAGTGGGAGCGCAAAAAAGAAATGTCGGTCAATTTGGGTTCCGGCGGCGCTCCGATCAAAGTCAGAACCACGAACGGCGGCATTTCGATCAAACGAAAAGCTTAA